From the genome of Gemmatimonas phototrophica, one region includes:
- a CDS encoding alkaline phosphatase D family protein, with protein sequence MSDQQLPRRTFLARSLAAGAGLTLGRAGLWLPSSGAPAVVTSERRRPVLPNGVQSGDPWPTRAVLWGRTDRPAQLEVEWSTTEAFRTVHRVRGPIARAEAAFTTHLDLTGLPPGETIFYRARYESLETPGAFSEPVTGQLRTPPRASARATKPVRVAWSGDMVGQGWGIDASRGGIRMYEALRRAEPDVFVHSGDNIYADGPLQTEVPLDDGTVWRNLVTDAKSKVAETLDEYRGAFAYNLLDDNARRFGAQVPVIAQWDDHEVVNNWFHDLVLEDDPRYTEKNVRVLAQRAQQALFEFLPIRRNAAEPNRIYRSFSMGPLLEIFVVDLRSYRGANSPNRQTSASRETAILGDAQLAWLERGLRQSRATWKVVACDMPIGLVVEDRLREGVRNYEAIANADAGVPLGREHDIARLLRALQQAQVRNVVWITADVHYCAAHQYAPERAAFTQFDAFWEFVAGPMHAGTFGPNALDGTFGPEVRFASAAPKPNRPPSDNLQFYGTLDIDPRTRALTAGLWDVTGTRLWSVELPPAN encoded by the coding sequence ATGTCTGACCAGCAACTCCCCCGGCGCACGTTCCTCGCCCGATCCCTGGCCGCTGGCGCAGGGCTGACCCTTGGCCGAGCCGGGCTCTGGCTGCCATCCTCGGGGGCACCGGCCGTGGTGACCAGTGAAAGACGACGCCCGGTACTCCCCAACGGGGTGCAGAGTGGCGACCCCTGGCCCACCCGCGCCGTGCTCTGGGGGCGCACCGATCGTCCGGCGCAGCTGGAGGTGGAGTGGTCCACCACGGAAGCCTTCCGCACCGTCCACCGCGTGCGCGGGCCGATCGCCCGGGCGGAAGCCGCCTTTACCACCCATCTCGATCTCACCGGGCTCCCCCCGGGAGAAACCATCTTTTACCGCGCGCGCTACGAAAGTCTGGAGACGCCCGGGGCGTTCAGCGAACCAGTGACCGGGCAGCTGCGCACCCCTCCTCGCGCGTCGGCACGCGCCACGAAGCCGGTGCGGGTGGCCTGGTCGGGGGACATGGTGGGTCAGGGTTGGGGCATCGATGCCTCGCGCGGTGGCATTCGCATGTACGAGGCGCTGCGACGCGCGGAGCCCGATGTGTTTGTGCATTCGGGGGACAACATCTACGCCGACGGTCCACTGCAGACCGAAGTGCCGCTGGATGACGGCACGGTGTGGCGCAATCTGGTAACCGACGCCAAGAGCAAGGTGGCGGAAACGCTGGACGAATATCGCGGGGCGTTTGCGTACAACCTGCTCGATGACAACGCGCGTCGGTTCGGGGCACAGGTGCCCGTGATTGCGCAGTGGGACGACCATGAAGTCGTGAACAACTGGTTTCACGATCTGGTGCTCGAGGACGATCCACGGTACACCGAGAAGAACGTGCGGGTGCTCGCGCAGCGGGCGCAGCAGGCGCTGTTCGAGTTTCTCCCCATCCGGCGGAACGCCGCCGAACCCAACCGGATCTACCGGTCGTTTTCCATGGGGCCATTGCTGGAAATCTTCGTCGTGGATCTGCGCAGCTATCGCGGCGCCAACTCTCCCAATCGGCAAACCAGCGCGTCACGCGAGACCGCGATCCTGGGCGACGCGCAGTTGGCGTGGCTGGAACGCGGGCTACGGCAGAGTCGGGCCACCTGGAAGGTAGTTGCCTGCGACATGCCGATTGGGCTCGTCGTGGAGGACCGCCTGCGCGAGGGGGTGCGCAACTACGAAGCCATTGCCAACGCCGACGCGGGTGTCCCTCTTGGCCGCGAACATGACATCGCCCGGTTGCTGCGCGCCCTGCAGCAGGCGCAGGTGCGCAACGTGGTGTGGATTACGGCGGATGTGCACTACTGTGCCGCACACCAGTACGCGCCGGAGCGGGCCGCCTTCACGCAGTTCGATGCCTTCTGGGAATTTGTGGCGGGCCCCATGCATGCCGGCACCTTTGGGCCCAACGCGCTCGACGGGACGTTCGGGCCTGAGGTGCGCTTCGCCAGCGCGGCGCCGAAACCCAACCGTCCGCCCAGCGACAACCTGCAGTTCTACGGCACGCTCGACATCGACCCACGTACCCGTGCGCTGACGG
- a CDS encoding CIA30 family protein produces MPLLLDDFTEASEVIAARWSVFSDRVMGGVSTANATLGWVDGQYALRLTGNVSLEHNGGFVQVARALNNGAGRPFDASGYDGIGLRLWGAGGPYFLHLRTEDCRAPWQYYSAPLPVDGAWEELVVPWHECEPVSLREPLDPSRLIRLGIVAAKRAFSANVAVARVTCIP; encoded by the coding sequence ATGCCCCTGCTGCTCGACGATTTCACAGAAGCGTCCGAGGTGATTGCTGCACGCTGGTCGGTGTTCAGCGATCGCGTCATGGGCGGTGTCTCAACGGCGAACGCTACGCTGGGATGGGTGGATGGCCAATATGCCTTGCGGCTCACCGGCAATGTCTCCCTGGAGCACAACGGGGGATTTGTGCAGGTGGCGCGAGCCCTGAACAACGGGGCGGGGCGACCGTTCGACGCCAGCGGATACGATGGCATTGGTCTGCGCCTCTGGGGCGCGGGCGGCCCGTACTTTCTGCATCTGCGCACGGAAGACTGCCGCGCCCCGTGGCAGTACTACAGCGCGCCGCTCCCGGTAGATGGGGCCTGGGAAGAACTGGTCGTCCCGTGGCACGAGTGCGAACCCGTTTCACTGCGCGAACCACTCGATCCGTCCCGACTGATCCGCCTCGGCATTGTCGCGGCGAAGCGGGCCTTCAGCGCCAACGTGGCTGTGGCGCGCGTGACCTGCATTCCCTGA
- a CDS encoding sensor histidine kinase: protein MTVASAGTRFRARWWLVGTVLLCAVLGLTPLVQALEYVRVASMVPVALWAQVATAVLWLLLAQPLAHRWSLVDSEGRALAVLATVALVICGVASAIILLIVQPPSPYRWSTSWQLVVLGWLPTHAITAGLISLVGSWTDARRQRARAADREAVLQATLVQAELEALRARLEPHFLLNALNTVSGLARRGEGERASEVAADLGDLLRFALTESSDAVPFDAEREIVERYLAIEQARLGDRLHITWHIDASVRPVALPALVWQPLVENAIRHGIARRSTPGRVVLSAHCENDIATLTVDADGPEDGVDAEPSPFGGLRVGVATTRRRLALLYGGAASLAFTERPGGMCATLVLPARRPEAP from the coding sequence ATGACCGTCGCCTCTGCCGGGACTCGTTTTCGTGCTCGTTGGTGGCTCGTGGGCACGGTGCTGCTGTGCGCCGTGCTGGGACTTACGCCCCTGGTGCAGGCGCTCGAGTATGTGCGTGTGGCGTCCATGGTGCCGGTCGCCCTCTGGGCACAGGTGGCAACCGCTGTTTTGTGGCTGCTGCTTGCGCAACCGCTCGCTCACCGCTGGTCGCTCGTAGACTCGGAAGGGCGCGCACTCGCCGTGCTGGCGACGGTGGCGCTGGTGATATGCGGCGTGGCGTCGGCGATCATTTTGCTCATTGTCCAACCCCCCTCGCCCTACCGGTGGAGTACGAGTTGGCAACTGGTGGTGCTGGGGTGGCTGCCCACGCACGCCATCACGGCCGGGCTCATTTCACTGGTTGGAAGTTGGACCGACGCACGGCGCCAACGAGCACGAGCGGCCGACCGCGAGGCCGTCCTGCAGGCCACACTGGTGCAGGCAGAGCTGGAGGCGTTACGGGCGCGACTGGAACCGCATTTCCTGTTGAATGCGCTCAATACCGTGTCCGGGCTGGCCCGTCGCGGCGAGGGTGAACGGGCCAGTGAGGTTGCGGCTGATCTCGGCGATCTGCTGCGCTTTGCCCTGACCGAATCGAGCGATGCGGTACCGTTCGATGCCGAACGGGAAATTGTGGAGCGCTATCTGGCCATTGAGCAAGCGCGGCTGGGAGATCGGCTTCACATCACGTGGCACATTGACGCCAGCGTTCGACCCGTCGCGCTGCCGGCGCTGGTTTGGCAGCCGTTGGTGGAGAACGCCATTCGGCACGGAATTGCGCGCCGGAGTACCCCGGGGCGCGTGGTGCTGTCTGCCCACTGTGAGAACGACATCGCGACGCTCACGGTGGATGCCGACGGGCCGGAGGACGGAGTGGACGCCGAGCCGTCGCCATTTGGTGGGCTGAGAGTTGGGGTCGCCACGACCCGCCGCCGGCTCGCGCTGCTGTACGGTGGTGCCGCCTCGCTTGCGTTCACCGAGCGCCCCGGTGGCATGTGCGCCACGCTGGTACTTCCGGCGCGACGACCGGAGGCTCCGTGA
- a CDS encoding dihydrofolate reductase family protein, which produces MATQYYTASSLDGFLADEHHSLDWLFQFPQEGEPDYLQFIKQVGALCMGSHTYEWLWRHHIAPDAPQPMAWPYTQPTWVFSSRTLPHIAGADITFVRGDVRPVYEAMQAAAGDQHVWIVGGGELAGQFHDAGLLDEIIVTLASVTLGRGMPLLPRRIVTPPLALTDVRQMGSGFAQLRYQVVRAT; this is translated from the coding sequence ATGGCTACGCAATACTACACCGCGTCATCGCTCGACGGCTTCCTGGCTGATGAGCACCATTCGCTCGACTGGTTGTTTCAGTTTCCGCAGGAAGGCGAACCCGACTACCTGCAGTTCATCAAGCAGGTTGGTGCGCTCTGCATGGGTTCACATACGTACGAGTGGCTGTGGCGTCACCATATCGCCCCTGATGCGCCGCAGCCCATGGCGTGGCCGTATACGCAGCCCACGTGGGTGTTCAGTTCGCGCACGCTGCCGCACATTGCCGGGGCCGACATCACCTTCGTGCGTGGCGACGTGCGGCCGGTGTACGAAGCCATGCAGGCGGCGGCCGGCGATCAGCACGTGTGGATTGTGGGCGGCGGCGAGTTGGCCGGACAATTCCACGACGCCGGCCTGCTGGACGAAATCATTGTGACGCTCGCCTCCGTCACCTTGGGGCGCGGCATGCCGTTGCTGCCGCGCCGCATTGTCACGCCGCCGTTGGCACTGACTGACGTACGGCAGATGGGGAGCGGATTTGCCCAGCTGCGCTATCAGGTGGTGCGCGCCACCTGA
- a CDS encoding tetratricopeptide repeat protein, protein MNRAGQLLLVFGTLIVAITSPVSAQTPVRTVDQWRATVDSLSAIRDQPERLIEAWRGLADAYSRAGKVDSGVVAARQAITLAERLPDSPLKADAILSMGSQLLRANQNESALGYVQRGRNMRLALGDTVGASRTWNNTGSAHYQLGNYEQALYAFSQSLDGRRRQHDTVGIARVLTNIGKVYQDWGQYGRAEARLKEAVAMAGTSGDQAIFGYALNTLALVYVDTRQFALAYETIARSLAAYSSGSPQISVVDSLGGWRLNAAARGEALLRQGRAREALPLLDSLAAMGKENGNIRSRARALLLMGEGHAQLGELPVARSRLMESLELSRSVEQRVFMLQAFEALSQVEERAGNSVASLRALRAATAMRDTIFDRSTAERLTAEEDREERERQREETTRLREAQQAQAAIIARQRVTGLLGLAVFVLVAILVYQLVRFNRLGRAREEALAATNTQLRTALNDVRTLSGLIPICANCKRVRDDQGYWQAVESYISTHSDATFSHAICQSCGPTLYGELWPEQTEPT, encoded by the coding sequence ATGAATCGCGCCGGCCAACTCCTTCTCGTTTTCGGAACGCTGATCGTTGCCATCACCTCGCCCGTCTCTGCGCAGACTCCTGTGCGGACGGTGGACCAGTGGCGTGCCACGGTGGACAGTCTGTCCGCGATCCGGGACCAACCGGAACGGCTGATTGAGGCCTGGCGGGGGTTGGCCGATGCCTATTCGCGGGCCGGGAAGGTGGATTCGGGGGTCGTCGCCGCTCGGCAGGCGATTACGCTGGCCGAGCGCCTACCGGATTCCCCGCTCAAGGCCGACGCCATACTGTCCATGGGATCGCAACTGCTCCGCGCGAACCAAAACGAAAGTGCGTTGGGGTACGTGCAGCGCGGGCGAAACATGCGTCTGGCGCTGGGTGATACGGTGGGGGCATCGCGTACCTGGAATAACACCGGTTCCGCGCACTACCAGCTTGGCAACTACGAACAAGCGCTGTACGCCTTCTCGCAGTCGCTCGACGGACGTCGTCGGCAACATGACACGGTAGGCATTGCGCGTGTCCTGACCAATATTGGCAAAGTATACCAGGATTGGGGCCAATACGGGCGTGCTGAAGCCCGACTCAAGGAAGCCGTGGCCATGGCAGGTACGTCCGGCGATCAGGCCATTTTCGGCTATGCGCTCAATACGCTCGCCCTCGTCTATGTGGATACCAGGCAGTTCGCGCTGGCATATGAGACCATTGCCCGGTCGCTGGCGGCGTACTCCAGCGGCTCGCCACAGATCTCCGTGGTGGACTCCCTTGGCGGGTGGCGCTTGAACGCGGCGGCGCGCGGTGAAGCGCTGCTACGGCAGGGTCGAGCGCGCGAGGCCTTGCCGCTGCTTGATTCGCTGGCGGCCATGGGCAAGGAGAACGGCAATATCCGCAGCCGGGCCCGCGCGCTGCTGCTGATGGGTGAGGGGCACGCCCAATTGGGGGAGCTGCCGGTGGCGCGTTCGCGCTTGATGGAATCGCTCGAATTGTCGCGCAGTGTGGAGCAGCGGGTGTTCATGTTGCAGGCCTTCGAGGCGCTGTCGCAGGTGGAGGAGCGGGCCGGGAATTCCGTGGCCTCGCTGCGGGCGTTACGCGCAGCCACCGCCATGCGCGACACCATTTTTGATCGGTCCACGGCCGAACGACTCACCGCCGAGGAAGACCGCGAAGAACGTGAACGCCAGCGCGAAGAAACGACCAGGCTCCGCGAGGCGCAGCAGGCGCAGGCGGCCATCATCGCGCGGCAACGGGTCACGGGACTGTTGGGGCTGGCCGTGTTTGTGCTGGTGGCGATCCTGGTCTATCAACTCGTGCGCTTCAACCGCTTGGGACGGGCCCGCGAAGAAGCGCTCGCGGCGACCAATACGCAGCTGCGCACGGCCTTGAACGATGTGCGGACGCTCTCCGGCCTTATTCCCATTTGCGCCAACTGCAAGCGCGTCCGTGACGACCAGGGGTATTGGCAAGCGGTGGAGTCGTATATCTCCACGCACTCGGATGCGACGTTCAGTCATGCCATCTGCCAGTCGTGCGGCCCCACCTTGTACGGCGAGCTCTGGCCCGAGCAGACTGAGCCTACCTGA
- a CDS encoding aldo/keto reductase gives MMQRTTLAPGLEISRVLTGLWQIADMERDGRVLDLDAAAQAMAPYVEAGLTTFDMADHYGSAELVAGKFRRASSAAVQCLTKWVPEPGPVSAEDTRTAVERACSRLQTDTIDLLQFHAWTFADPRWLDALWHLEAERDAGRITAIGVTNFDTAHLRVAIASGIRLVSNQVSGSLVDTRFTRTLAPYAREHGVGVLCYGTVLGGFLSEKWLGAPEPNWETLDTWSQMKYGRFIRTAGGWGVFQQLLQVVHAVAQKHGVSIATVASRWVLDQPGVAGVIVGARLSHSQHVGDTARIFAFAMDDADRSAIAAAQAALLPIPGDCGDEYRTPPYLTASGDLSHHLSSFPAPFSTRPGHDGRTLALSGTVWEPMAGYSRAVRKGQRIHVSGTTATHGSRAIGGTDAAAQTHFCIDKIAGALQSLGGRLEDVVRSRVFVSNVNRDWEAVARAHGERFGHILPANTMVEAHLIGDEYLVEIEVDADLGPA, from the coding sequence ATGATGCAGCGGACTACCCTGGCGCCTGGTCTCGAGATCTCCCGTGTGCTCACGGGCCTCTGGCAGATTGCCGATATGGAGCGCGATGGTCGCGTGCTGGATCTCGATGCGGCGGCGCAGGCCATGGCGCCGTACGTGGAGGCCGGTTTGACCACGTTCGATATGGCCGATCACTACGGCTCGGCCGAACTTGTCGCCGGGAAATTCCGCCGCGCCTCGTCGGCCGCGGTGCAGTGCCTTACCAAGTGGGTGCCTGAGCCCGGGCCGGTCAGTGCGGAGGATACCCGGACGGCCGTGGAGCGCGCCTGTTCCCGCCTGCAGACGGACACAATTGATCTGCTGCAGTTCCATGCCTGGACCTTTGCCGATCCGCGCTGGCTGGACGCGCTGTGGCATCTCGAGGCGGAGCGTGATGCCGGGCGGATCACGGCGATTGGGGTTACCAACTTCGATACCGCCCATTTGCGCGTGGCCATTGCCAGTGGCATCCGCCTCGTGAGCAATCAGGTGAGCGGAAGTCTGGTGGATACGCGCTTTACCAGGACGCTGGCGCCGTATGCGCGCGAGCACGGTGTCGGTGTCCTGTGTTATGGCACCGTACTTGGCGGATTCCTGAGTGAGAAGTGGCTGGGCGCCCCGGAGCCCAATTGGGAGACGCTCGATACCTGGTCGCAAATGAAATATGGGCGCTTCATCCGGACCGCCGGCGGCTGGGGGGTCTTTCAACAACTACTGCAGGTGGTGCATGCGGTAGCGCAGAAGCATGGGGTGTCCATTGCGACCGTGGCCAGCCGGTGGGTGCTCGACCAACCTGGCGTGGCCGGGGTGATTGTGGGGGCGCGACTCAGCCATTCGCAGCATGTGGGCGACACCGCGCGCATCTTTGCCTTCGCGATGGATGACGCCGATCGTTCCGCCATTGCAGCGGCACAAGCGGCCCTGCTGCCCATTCCCGGCGACTGTGGCGATGAATACCGCACGCCGCCGTATCTCACAGCCAGTGGTGATCTGTCACACCACCTGTCCAGCTTTCCGGCGCCGTTCAGCACCCGCCCGGGACACGATGGGCGTACGCTCGCCTTGAGTGGGACGGTGTGGGAGCCAATGGCCGGCTACAGCCGCGCGGTGCGGAAGGGGCAGCGTATTCATGTGTCGGGTACCACGGCCACCCACGGCAGCCGCGCCATTGGCGGCACCGACGCGGCCGCGCAGACCCACTTCTGCATCGACAAGATCGCCGGGGCGCTGCAGTCGCTCGGCGGTCGTCTGGAAGATGTGGTGCGCTCGCGTGTCTTTGTGAGCAACGTCAACCGCGACTGGGAGGCGGTGGCTCGTGCGCATGGCGAGCGTTTCGGTCACATCCTGCCGGCCAACACCATGGTGGAGGCGCATCTCATCGGGGATGAGTATCTGGTGGAGATCGAGGTCGATGCCGACCTCGGTCCGGCCTGA
- a CDS encoding LytR/AlgR family response regulator transcription factor, which yields MTVPLRVVVADDEPVAAAVLADDLSRLGCDVVAITARGDDAVAACARYAADACFTDIAMPQHDGLEVARTLRAHTPQLCVVFVSAHAHFAVQAFGADVVDYVLKPARRSRLAEAVERVRRVRAERAGASDTAEQRLIVVERGSVHTVPVKDIEWVQADGYSAWLHTAKRSYIVRERMHKLEERLGMHGFLRVHRSALVRQSAILTLEQPAAGDPAVVLRSGTRVKVARDRVSALRHALISPDRDHPSVP from the coding sequence GTGACGGTTCCACTGCGTGTGGTGGTGGCGGATGATGAACCGGTGGCTGCCGCCGTGCTTGCCGACGATCTCTCGCGACTGGGGTGCGACGTGGTGGCCATAACCGCACGTGGGGACGACGCGGTTGCCGCCTGTGCTCGCTACGCCGCCGATGCCTGCTTTACGGATATCGCCATGCCGCAACACGATGGGCTGGAAGTGGCCCGAACGCTGCGAGCACACACGCCACAGCTGTGCGTCGTGTTTGTGAGTGCGCATGCGCACTTTGCGGTGCAGGCGTTCGGCGCCGATGTGGTGGACTATGTATTGAAGCCGGCACGTCGCTCGCGTCTGGCCGAAGCGGTAGAGCGAGTACGACGCGTACGTGCGGAGCGGGCTGGAGCGTCGGATACGGCGGAGCAACGCCTGATCGTTGTGGAACGGGGCAGTGTGCACACCGTCCCCGTAAAGGATATTGAATGGGTGCAGGCCGATGGCTATTCTGCGTGGCTGCACACGGCGAAGCGCTCGTACATTGTGCGGGAGCGTATGCACAAGCTGGAGGAGCGGCTGGGGATGCACGGGTTCCTCCGCGTGCATCGATCGGCGTTGGTACGACAGTCGGCCATTCTCACGCTGGAGCAACCGGCGGCCGGAGATCCGGCCGTGGTGTTGCGATCTGGCACACGGGTCAAGGTGGCCCGTGATCGCGTGAGTGCGCTGCGGCACGCGTTGATCTCCCCAGACCGTGACCACCCCTCAGTTCCCTGA
- a CDS encoding APC family permease, which produces MSDALPDGAPRTGLRRELGLVGLAAAGIGSMVGAGINIVPFALQRSVPGIGDYVLPAYFMAAVPAVLAALCYAMLGSAMPRAGGSYVYASRSIGPYTGFLASFSQWFGLCIAIGVVSYVIPPFLRDTAKAAQWTELAVVLEQRTIRLILALGFLWTFVVVNLRGVKAVTRTLVPLVVLVFLCSGLVIVTGFTHGPEEYRTLVEARGEGAMLLGTPGAFWTVVPPAAAVLFSSFIGFDVIAQAGGEARNPSRTLPMAIFLAIGVVGVFYFAFTGAVYRAVPWQYIASASAQGDVTAPGLLTPLVSPAVGVLMMSGAALALIKDLPGMLLGVSRLCFAWAEDGVFPRAMSVVDPATGTPRVALFSSAILSTLGILGGHFAGDFFLGVEILVTAMLVNFVIMALSVLRLPSYNPALAREVQVLRSRPLQIVVAVLALITLTALLVVQCYRDLTATVPGWYAHSTLVWLVVMTLGTLVYWRETRALARRGGDLTAITRVLPPE; this is translated from the coding sequence ATGAGTGATGCATTGCCAGACGGCGCCCCCCGCACCGGGTTGCGACGGGAGCTGGGGCTGGTCGGCCTCGCGGCCGCCGGCATCGGGTCCATGGTGGGCGCCGGGATCAACATCGTGCCCTTTGCGCTGCAGCGCTCGGTGCCGGGGATCGGGGATTACGTCTTGCCTGCCTATTTCATGGCGGCGGTGCCGGCGGTGCTCGCCGCGCTTTGCTACGCCATGCTGGGGAGCGCGATGCCGAGGGCCGGTGGCTCGTACGTCTATGCCAGTCGCTCCATTGGCCCGTATACCGGGTTTCTGGCCAGCTTCTCGCAGTGGTTTGGCCTGTGCATCGCCATTGGGGTGGTGTCGTATGTGATCCCGCCGTTCCTGCGGGACACCGCCAAGGCCGCGCAATGGACGGAACTGGCCGTCGTGCTGGAGCAGCGCACCATAAGGTTGATTCTCGCGCTGGGGTTCCTCTGGACCTTTGTCGTGGTGAATCTGCGGGGGGTAAAAGCCGTAACCCGCACGCTCGTGCCCCTCGTGGTGCTGGTGTTCCTGTGCAGCGGGCTCGTGATCGTGACCGGGTTTACGCACGGACCGGAGGAATACCGCACGCTGGTCGAGGCACGCGGCGAAGGTGCGATGCTGCTGGGCACGCCCGGCGCTTTCTGGACCGTGGTGCCTCCGGCCGCTGCGGTGCTCTTTTCGAGCTTCATTGGCTTTGACGTGATTGCACAGGCGGGCGGCGAGGCGCGGAATCCGTCGCGGACGCTGCCCATGGCCATCTTTCTGGCCATTGGCGTGGTGGGGGTGTTCTACTTTGCCTTTACCGGTGCGGTGTATCGGGCGGTCCCCTGGCAGTACATCGCGTCGGCGAGTGCGCAGGGCGACGTGACCGCGCCCGGGTTGCTCACACCGCTGGTCTCACCGGCCGTCGGCGTGCTCATGATGTCGGGCGCGGCGCTCGCGCTCATCAAGGATCTTCCGGGGATGCTGCTGGGCGTCTCACGGCTCTGCTTTGCCTGGGCGGAAGACGGCGTATTTCCGCGCGCCATGTCGGTGGTGGACCCGGCCACGGGCACGCCGAGGGTCGCGCTCTTCTCGTCAGCCATCCTGTCTACGCTGGGCATTCTTGGCGGACACTTTGCCGGCGACTTTTTTCTCGGCGTGGAGATTCTGGTGACAGCCATGCTCGTCAACTTCGTCATCATGGCGTTGTCGGTGCTGCGATTGCCGTCGTACAACCCGGCGTTGGCCCGCGAGGTACAGGTGTTGCGATCCCGGCCGCTGCAAATCGTGGTGGCCGTACTCGCGCTCATCACACTGACGGCGTTGCTGGTGGTGCAGTGCTACCGCGATCTCACCGCAACGGTACCGGGATGGTATGCGCACTCCACGCTGGTCTGGCTGGTGGTCATGACACTGGGCACACTCGTGTACTGGCGCGAAACGCGGGCACTGGCGCGGCGGGGAGGAGATCTCACGGCCATCACCCGCGTCCTGCCCCCGGAATGA
- a CDS encoding DUF885 family protein produces the protein MTSLRLQLFTLGFLAAAATAPIEVMPLGVAPLGAQAARGASYGDLSALFTSWRAFEEAPRVNGMPDYTPGTSARRLVELRALQQKLAAIDTTGWTVSQQVDWHIVRAEMNGMLYHLTVLQPFARDPAYYASVRTDESDTPAEEGPTIHGAVRLWRYGIWPRTALDTVRNLTADEITRLTTELRSVPPLLTQARANLADANAKDLWVGGVRAFEEQHDALGVLADRVKARHPKEAALARTIAEARTATEQFTTWLRAEAPRRTGPSGIGKAQYTWYLKNVQLMPLTWEDEVVILRRELARAHTSLRFEEARNASLPPMKTAESPAEFAALQESMLPRYLGFWRDKQLMTMEPWMELALRERFQSFSPEPTRNFFSQATHRDPRTLWTHLFHWWDNMRIKVAPHANPIRREPLRYNVWMSRAEGMATVMEEWTMHAGLYDDSPRSREIVWAMLAARAARGLGNLYAHSNELDMAGAGELHVGWTPRGWMRRDPLLGFEQHLYLRQPGYGATYVSGGRLLEEAIAERGRQLGAQFTMKRFFDELNAAGMIPVSLIYWELTGDDRMIRELKDGQGPLPFR, from the coding sequence ATGACTTCTCTTCGCCTGCAGCTTTTCACACTTGGATTCCTGGCCGCCGCCGCCACGGCCCCCATTGAAGTGATGCCATTGGGCGTCGCACCACTGGGAGCACAGGCGGCACGAGGCGCCAGCTACGGCGATCTCAGCGCCCTCTTTACCTCCTGGCGCGCCTTCGAGGAGGCCCCGCGGGTCAATGGCATGCCCGACTACACCCCGGGCACCTCCGCCCGCCGGTTGGTCGAACTCCGGGCCCTGCAACAGAAGCTCGCCGCCATCGACACCACCGGCTGGACGGTGTCACAGCAGGTCGACTGGCACATCGTGCGCGCCGAAATGAACGGCATGCTGTATCACCTCACGGTGCTGCAGCCGTTCGCCCGCGACCCGGCCTACTATGCGTCGGTGCGTACCGACGAAAGTGATACGCCAGCGGAAGAGGGACCGACCATTCACGGGGCCGTGCGCCTCTGGCGCTATGGTATCTGGCCGCGCACCGCGCTCGACACCGTACGCAACCTCACCGCCGACGAAATCACCAGACTCACCACCGAGCTGCGCTCGGTCCCACCGCTGCTGACGCAGGCGCGCGCCAATCTGGCCGACGCCAACGCGAAGGATTTGTGGGTGGGTGGTGTCCGCGCGTTTGAAGAGCAGCACGATGCCCTCGGCGTGCTCGCCGATCGCGTGAAGGCGCGGCATCCCAAAGAGGCGGCACTGGCGCGCACCATCGCCGAGGCGAGGACCGCCACCGAGCAGTTCACCACGTGGCTGCGCGCCGAAGCGCCGCGCCGCACCGGCCCTTCGGGTATTGGCAAGGCACAGTACACCTGGTACCTGAAGAACGTGCAGCTCATGCCACTGACGTGGGAAGACGAAGTGGTCATTCTGCGCCGCGAACTGGCGCGGGCGCATACCTCGCTGCGGTTCGAAGAAGCGCGCAATGCGTCGTTGCCGCCAATGAAAACGGCGGAAAGCCCGGCCGAGTTTGCGGCGCTGCAGGAGAGCATGCTGCCGCGTTACCTCGGGTTCTGGCGCGACAAGCAGCTCATGACCATGGAGCCGTGGATGGAGCTGGCGCTGCGCGAGCGCTTTCAAAGCTTCTCGCCGGAACCGACGCGCAACTTCTTCTCGCAGGCCACGCACCGTGATCCGCGCACGCTGTGGACCCACCTGTTTCATTGGTGGGACAACATGCGTATCAAGGTAGCGCCGCACGCCAATCCCATTCGCCGCGAACCGTTGCGCTACAACGTGTGGATGAGCCGCGCCGAAGGGATGGCTACCGTCATGGAAGAGTGGACCATGCACGCCGGGCTGTACGACGACAGCCCGCGATCACGCGAGATTGTGTGGGCCATGCTTGCCGCCCGCGCGGCGCGCGGGCTCGGCAATCTGTACGCGCACTCCAACGAACTGGACATGGCCGGTGCCGGCGAACTGCACGTGGGATGGACACCACGTGGCTGGATGCGGCGCGATCCGCTACTGGGCTTTGAGCAGCATCTGTATCTGCGTCAGCCCGGCTACGGCGCCACTTATGTGAGCGGCGGGCGACTATTGGAAGAAGCCATCGCCGAACGGGGCCGGCAGCTCGGCGCACAGTTCACGATGAAGCGGTTCTTCGATGAACTGAACGCCGCGGGGATGATTCCCGTGTCGCTCATCTACTGGGAACTCACCGGCGATGATCGCATGATTCGCGAGCTCAAGGACGGTCAGGGGCCGCTGCCGTTCCGGTAA